The Miltoncostaea marina DNA window CTGGCCGGCTCGCTGGGGCTCGCCGAGGGCCGGCCGGCCCCCGGCCGGCCGCAGCTCGACCCCGCCGGCGCGCTGCTGCTGGGCGGCGCCCTCGGCGGCCTGATGGTGGGGCTCACCTTCGCCCCCCTCTGGGGCTGGTCGTCGCCGCGGACGGTCGGCCTGATGGCGGGCGGCGCGGTGCTGCTGGCGGCGTTCGCCCGCGTGGAGGCGCGCGGGCGCGCCCCGATGATCGACCTCGGGCTGTTCCGGCGCAGCCGCCTCTTCGCGCTCGGCAACGCGGCGGCCCTGCTCAACTACGCGGCCGTCTTCGCCGTCATCGCGCTCACCGCCGTGCTGCTCGAGGTGGTCGGCGGCCACTCGCCCACACGGGCCGGCGTGATCATGGTCGCCCAGCCGGCCGTGATGGTGGCCCTCTCGCCCCTCGCCGGCCGGCTCTCGGACGCGATCGGCTCGCGCGCGCTCGCCAGCGGCGGCATGGTGCTCGTGGCGGCGGGGCTGGGGACGCTGGCCGCCCTGCCGGCCGACGTGCCGACCGGGCACGTGGTGGCCGGCCTGGCCGTCACCGGGCTCGGGATGGCCGCGTTCTCGTCGCCCAACACCTCCGCGGTGATGGGCGCCGCCGACCCCGGCCGCCTCGGGGTGGCGGCGGCGATCCTGGCGATGATGCGCACGCTCGGCCAGACGACCTCGCTGGCGCTGCTCGGCACGCTCGCCGCGGCGCCGCTCGGCGCCGCCGGCGCGCGCGCCCTGCTGGGCGGCGACACCGCCGCGCTGGCCGGCGCCGGCGCCTACCTCGACGGCTACCGGGTCGCCATGGTGGTGGGCGCCGCGATCGCGCTCGTCGGCGCCGCCCTCTCGCTCGCCCGCGGCCCGGTGGCGCGCCGCGAGCCCGCCGCCGCGAGTGTGAGCAATATGTGAAGCATGGCGGGGCGCGGCCCACGGGGCGGCGCCCTCTGGTCTCATGCCGCGGTGCCCAACATGAAGACGGTCCTCATCGTTTCCGCATGCCTGCTGGCCGCCGCCCCCGCCGCCGCGAGCGCCGCACCGCCCGAGCCGCGTGCCCCCACCGCCGACGCCGCCTGGACGGCGAAGGTGCGCCACTTCGTCGTGGCCCGCGCCCGCCCGAGCGCCGCGTCGCGCGCCGTGGCCCGGCTCGAGCCCGTGACCCGCTTCTGGCGCCGGCCGCAGCGCCTGCTGGTGCTGGGCCGGGTGCGCACCGACCCGGCGACCGGCCAGCGCTGGGTGCCCGTGCGGCTGCCCGACCGGCCCAACCGCTCGATGGGCTTCCTGCGCGTCTCGGAGGTCGACCTGGCGGTCACCCGCACGCGCATCGTCGTGCGGGTCGGCGCCCGGCGGGTGGAGCTCTGGCGCGCCGGGCGGCGCGAGGCCTCCTGGCGGGCCGCGGTCGGCACCTCCGGCACCCCCACGCCGCGTGGCCTGTTCGCGGTGCAGGACCCCGTTCCCTCGCAGGGCGCCCAGCGCTCCTACCTCGGCCCCTACATCATCACGCTGACCGCCTACAGCCCGGTGCTCACCAGCTTCATGGGCGGCAACGGGCTCGTGGCCATCCACGGCACGGACGCGACCGGCCTGCTGGGCCGGGCGGTCAGCCACGGGTGCGTCCGGGTGGCCAACGACGCGGTCTCCCGGCTCTACCGTGTGGCCACGCCGGGCGTGCCGGTCGAGATCCGCGCGTAGGCGCCGGCCGGGGGGAGGAATAGAGCGGCGGCGCGGCGGGAAGGGTGCCCTGGCATGGAGCGACCCCCCTCCCCCGTCGCCACGGTCGTGGCCGGCCGCGTCGTGGTCGACCGCATGCTGCGGGCCGACTGGCCCCGCGTGGCCGAGGTCTACGCCGAGGGCATCGCCACCGGCAACGCGACCTTCGAGACCGAGGTGCCGACCTGGGCCCGCTGGGACGCCCTCCACCTGGATGAGCCGCGCCTCGTGGCGCGTATCGACGACCGCATCCAGGGCTGGACCGCGGTGCGGCCGGTCTCCGACCGCGAGGTGTACCGCGGGCGGGTCGAGTGCTCGCTCTACATCGCGGCCGAGGCGCGCGGTCAGGGCGTCGGCGAGGCCCTGATGCAGGAGCTCGCCGCGCGCGCGGACGCCGCCGGGCTGTGGACCCTCGAGGCGATCGTCTTCCCCGAGAACCGGGCGAGCGTGCGCATGCTGGAGGCCAGCGGGTTCCGCGTCGTGGGGCGGCGCGAGCGGCTCGCCCGGCTGCACGGGGCCTGGCGCGACGTGCTGCTGCTGGAGCGGCGCAGCCCGCTCGTCGCCTGAGGACCGGCCCCCGCCGGGGTCAGCGCAGCACGCGGCGCAGGAACTGCCGCGTCTCCGCCCGCTCCGGCGCCGTGAAGATGCGCGCCGGTTCGCCGCGCTCCAGCACCCGGCCCTCGTGGAGGAAGCAGACCTCGTCGGCGACGTCGCGGGCGAAGGCCATCTCGTGGGTGGCGATCACCATCGTCATGCCGCCCTCCTTCAGCCCGCGCACCAGCCCGAGCACCTCGCCCACCAGCTCGGGGTCGAGCGCGCTCGTGACCTCGTCCAGCAGCAGGGCGCGCGGCCCGGTCGCCAGCGCGCGCACGATCGCCACGCGCTGCTGCTGGCCGCCCGACAGGCGGTCGGGGTAGTCGTGCTCGCGGCCGCCGAGCCCGAACCGGGCCAGCAGCTCGCGCCCACGCTCGAGTGCCTCGGGGCGCGCCACCCCGCCCGCCCGCACGGGGGCGAGCACCACGTTCTCGATCACGCTGAGGTGCGGGAAGAGGTTGAAGGCCTGGAACACCAGGCCCAGGCGCCGGCGCACGCCGACCGGCGGGCACGAGGGGTCGGTGATGACCTCGCCGTCCAGGAGGATGTCCCCGTCGTCGATCTCCTCCAGCAGGTCGATGCAGCGCAGGAGGGTCGACTTGCCCGACCCGGAGGCGCCGATCAGCGCCAGCGCCCGGTGCTCGCCCACCTCGAGGTCGATGCCGCGCAGCACCTCGCGGTCGCCGTAGCGCTTGGTGACGCCGCGCACCTCGAGCACCGGCGGCGCGCTCACGCGGGCGCCGCCTGGCCCCGCCGCCGCCGGGCGCGCGCCTGCTGGTGGTCCACCACCCTGGCGAGCGGCACGGTGACCGCCAGGTAGAGCAGCGCGGCGGCCAGGAAGGGCGTGTAGTTGAAGTCGGACGCCGCCTCGATCTGGGCCACCCGGAAGGCCTCCTGGGGGCCCAGGATCGACACGAGCGCGACGTCCTTCTGCAGCGAGATGAAGTCGTTGAGCAGCGGCGGCACCACGCGGCGCACGGCCTGCGGCACGATGACGTGGCGCATGGCCTGCCCCTCGGTCAGGCCCACCGCGAGCGCGGCGGCGCGCTGGCTGGGGTGGATCGAGTCCAGGCCGGCCCGGTACACCTCGGCGACGTAGGCCGTGTAGCAGAGGGCCAGCCCGAACCCGCCCAGCACCACCGGGTCGGCGAACCAGCCGCTCGTGCCGAGCGCGGGGACGCCGAAGCCGACGAGGTAGACGACGAGGATCACCGGGACGCCGCGGAAGACGTCGGTGTAGACCGTCGCCAGCATCCGGAACGGGAAGAACGCCGGCGCGCGCCCCACCCGCATCAGGGCCACGCCGAGCCCCGCCACGATCACGATCGCCTCGACGACGAGGAACAGCTTTACGTCCAGCCAGAAGCCGCGCAGCACGTCGGGGAAGGCGTCGCGGAAGACCTCCCAGGAGAAGAAGGTCTCCTGCACGTCCCCCCAGCCGGGGCTGCTCAGCACCAGCGCCACGAGCGCCCCCAGCACGAGGACGCTCGACAGCGTGGCGACGGCCGCGCCCCGGCGCGCGCGCCGGCGCCTGGCCGCCTCGCGGGCGACCCGGCGCTCCGACGCGGCGCGCACGCCCGCGGGCGCCGGGTCCCCCGTGGCGCTCACCCCAGGTCGAGCACCGGCGCCTCGGCGCCGATCCACCTCTCGGTGATGCGCCCGAGCTCGCCGGACTCGCGCATGTCGGCGATCGCCTGCGAGACGCACGAGGTCAGCGGCGAGCCCTTGGCGAGCACGGCGCCCCAGTCGTCGCCCCCGGGCGCGGCGAACTGGCCGACGACGGTCGAGCCCTCGACCTCGACGTCGCGCAGGTAGATGGCCGTGGGCAGGTCGGTCACGATCGCGTCGACCTGCTTCGACTTGAGGGCGCGCACGACGTCGTTCGAGTCGTTGTAGACGCGCGGCTCCGTCGAGGGGTCGATCACCTCGGTGACCGCGTCGAGGCTGGTGGTGCCGACCTGCACGCCGAAGCGCGCCTCGCGCAGCTCCGCCACCCCGGTCGCGTCCGCGTACTCCGAGCCCTCGGGCACGAGCACGGCCTGCGGGGTGGTGTAGTAGGGCTCGCTGAAGTCGACTGCCTTGCGGCGCTGCTCGCTGATCGAGACCTGGTTGATGTCGAAGTCGAACGTCTTCGGGCCCGGCGCGAACGAGGCGTTGAACGGCACCACGGTCCAGCGGACATCCTCGGCGGGGAAGCCCAGGCGCTCGGCGATCCCGTACGCGACCGCGCTCTCGAAGCCCTCGCCGTTGGACGGCTCGTTGTCCACGAAGTACGGCGGGAAGGCCGGCGAGTCGGTGCCGACGGTCAGCGCGCCGTCGGCGACCAGGTCCAGGTCCTCGCGGGCGCAGGACGTCGCGGCCGTCGCGGCGGTGGCGGCGCCCTCGTCGTCGTCGTCGCCGCAGGCGGCGAGCGCCAGGGCGGCGACGGCGGTGAGGAGGATGGCGGCGATCAGGCGGCGGGCTCGGCGCATGCGGTGGTCCCCGGTCGGCGGTGCGGGTTGCTGGG harbors:
- a CDS encoding MFS transporter, translating into MAAPAPDPVAALRERRWRVLAVTGLGAFLGPLDVTVVALALPAMGRELGLSFSAAIWVQAGYLLPYALVLVPAGRLADQLGRLRVWRVGILVFALSSAMCAVSPDDAWLLAWRAVQGTGAAMLAATSTALVTAVFPPRERGRALGLNVMALYLGLALGPLVGGLLVDHAGWRWIFLVNLPVAAIALAGSLGLAEGRPAPGRPQLDPAGALLLGGALGGLMVGLTFAPLWGWSSPRTVGLMAGGAVLLAAFARVEARGRAPMIDLGLFRRSRLFALGNAAALLNYAAVFAVIALTAVLLEVVGGHSPTRAGVIMVAQPAVMVALSPLAGRLSDAIGSRALASGGMVLVAAGLGTLAALPADVPTGHVVAGLAVTGLGMAAFSSPNTSAVMGAADPGRLGVAAAILAMMRTLGQTTSLALLGTLAAAPLGAAGARALLGGDTAALAGAGAYLDGYRVAMVVGAAIALVGAALSLARGPVARREPAAASVSNM
- a CDS encoding L,D-transpeptidase translates to MKTVLIVSACLLAAAPAAASAAPPEPRAPTADAAWTAKVRHFVVARARPSAASRAVARLEPVTRFWRRPQRLLVLGRVRTDPATGQRWVPVRLPDRPNRSMGFLRVSEVDLAVTRTRIVVRVGARRVELWRAGRREASWRAAVGTSGTPTPRGLFAVQDPVPSQGAQRSYLGPYIITLTAYSPVLTSFMGGNGLVAIHGTDATGLLGRAVSHGCVRVANDAVSRLYRVATPGVPVEIRA
- a CDS encoding GNAT family N-acetyltransferase, coding for MERPPSPVATVVAGRVVVDRMLRADWPRVAEVYAEGIATGNATFETEVPTWARWDALHLDEPRLVARIDDRIQGWTAVRPVSDREVYRGRVECSLYIAAEARGQGVGEALMQELAARADAAGLWTLEAIVFPENRASVRMLEASGFRVVGRRERLARLHGAWRDVLLLERRSPLVA
- a CDS encoding amino acid ABC transporter ATP-binding protein, with translation MSAPPVLEVRGVTKRYGDREVLRGIDLEVGEHRALALIGASGSGKSTLLRCIDLLEEIDDGDILLDGEVITDPSCPPVGVRRRLGLVFQAFNLFPHLSVIENVVLAPVRAGGVARPEALERGRELLARFGLGGREHDYPDRLSGGQQQRVAIVRALATGPRALLLDEVTSALDPELVGEVLGLVRGLKEGGMTMVIATHEMAFARDVADEVCFLHEGRVLERGEPARIFTAPERAETRQFLRRVLR
- a CDS encoding amino acid ABC transporter permease, with the translated sequence MSATGDPAPAGVRAASERRVAREAARRRRARRGAAVATLSSVLVLGALVALVLSSPGWGDVQETFFSWEVFRDAFPDVLRGFWLDVKLFLVVEAIVIVAGLGVALMRVGRAPAFFPFRMLATVYTDVFRGVPVILVVYLVGFGVPALGTSGWFADPVVLGGFGLALCYTAYVAEVYRAGLDSIHPSQRAAALAVGLTEGQAMRHVIVPQAVRRVVPPLLNDFISLQKDVALVSILGPQEAFRVAQIEAASDFNYTPFLAAALLYLAVTVPLARVVDHQQARARRRRGQAAPA
- a CDS encoding ABC transporter substrate-binding protein encodes the protein MRRARRLIAAILLTAVAALALAACGDDDDEGAATAATAATSCAREDLDLVADGALTVGTDSPAFPPYFVDNEPSNGEGFESAVAYGIAERLGFPAEDVRWTVVPFNASFAPGPKTFDFDINQVSISEQRRKAVDFSEPYYTTPQAVLVPEGSEYADATGVAELREARFGVQVGTTSLDAVTEVIDPSTEPRVYNDSNDVVRALKSKQVDAIVTDLPTAIYLRDVEVEGSTVVGQFAAPGGDDWGAVLAKGSPLTSCVSQAIADMRESGELGRITERWIGAEAPVLDLG